ATGTATATTTGCCGTCAACTAACCAATCTGTCCCTTATGGAAATTGCTGATGCTTTCGGGAGGCAAGATCACACGACCATTTTGCACGCTAATAACCGAATTGAAGAGAGCATCCGAACAGATGCGGAGCTGTACCAAACAATTAACTTTTTAATCGAAGATATTAAATAATAGAAATATATTTGTTAAATCGTTAATGTGGATAACCTGTGGATAACCCTGTGGATAACCTGTGGATGGTTTGTGGATAGATGTGGATAACTTTGGGGCTGTGGATAGATTGTGGATAAGTCAAAAAGTTATCCACAAGTTATCCACAGGCTTCCAGCCAGTCGTGGCGCGGGTTTAGGGGAGTTATACACATATCCACATCCCCTACTACTACTATTATTAATATATAAATTAATAGAATAGAGAGTAGATAAGGAATATATAATGATAAATCGTCAAAAAGTATTTATGAAGATTTAACTTAGAAACATAATTTTTTAGGAGAAAGAAGATGCAATTAGTTTTTGCAAAAGAAGATCTGTTTAGATGTATTCAAGTATTACAAGGTGTAGCTGCTGGAAGGAACACACTTCCCATATTGTCGAATATCCTGATTCGTGCAACGGACGGACAAATCGAGATTGCAGCAACCGATCTTGAAGTTAGCATTCAAACCGTGGTTCCCGGTACTATCGTTGAGGAGGGTGCCATTACCGTATCGGCGAGAAAGCTTTCTGAAATTGTACGTGAGTTGCCAGACCAAGAGATAAGGCTTGCAACAACGGCAAACGATCGAATCGAAATTACCTGTGGAGAAGGCGTTTATAAAATTATCGGACTTCCTGATGATGAGTTCCCGGATCTTCCCTCAATTACGGGAGCGTTTTTCACTATTGATGGTGACTTGCTCTGTTCGATGATTGATAAAACCGAGTTTTCTGCTTCCACTGAGGAAACGCGATACTTCTTGAATGGACTCTATTTTGATTTGACACCCGAAATAACTCAGATTGTCGCAACTGATGGCCGACGACTTGCTGTCGCATCGAGTGATACACTGATGCCACCACCTCAAGAACCGATAGGGGTTATCATTCCACTCAAAGCGGTCCGGGAGATTACCAAGACCTTTGCAGAATCAGCGGAGGTTAAAGTCTGCTTGCTAGAAAACCAGATCATTTTCGCTGATGATGATTCCACTTTGGCCTCTCGATTGGTTGAGGGAGAATACCCCAAGTATCAACAGATTATCCCTAGCGATAACGAGGTCCACCTGACACTTAATGTCGACAAAATGCTAGGAGGGCTGAGGCGAGTATCGCTATTATCCAACCCGAAAACCTACTCAATCCGTTTGGACGTTCAGGACGGCAAAGTGCGCATCTCTGCGAAGACACCCGAACTTGGCGAGGCGTATGAAACAGTAGATGTCACAAGCGGCGACGGAGAAATCCAGATTGCTTTTGATGCGCGTTTCCTCGTGGAAGCTGTGGGACATATCCAAGCCGAAGATTTCCGTTTGGAACTCAAAGATTCCCTCAGTGCGGCTGTCTTAAAGCCTGTTGACGATGATGGGCATCTCTGCTTAATCATGCCGATGCGGCTTGACTCATAACAGTTGCGATTGTCTGCCCAATCGTGAGAGGACTCATAACAGAAGATGTCATAGGGTCCACGCTTTAACGGTTTTAACGCAGGGATGGTATTACTCTGGTCCACGGCTTTGCCCGAAACATTGACTATTGACCGTAATCTAAGTATGACACAGATGCAACTGAACAGGCTCTCCGCGCCCGCTAAAAGCACCTCACGACAATGAGACTAAACCAACTTGTGTTGCGTAATTTTCGTAGTTATACTGATTGTGAAGTTGAATTCACCGATCGAGTGAACTTGATTGTTGGGGAAAACGCGCAGGGGAAAACAACACTACTAGAA
This portion of the Candidatus Poribacteria bacterium genome encodes:
- the dnaN gene encoding DNA polymerase III subunit beta, yielding MQLVFAKEDLFRCIQVLQGVAAGRNTLPILSNILIRATDGQIEIAATDLEVSIQTVVPGTIVEEGAITVSARKLSEIVRELPDQEIRLATTANDRIEITCGEGVYKIIGLPDDEFPDLPSITGAFFTIDGDLLCSMIDKTEFSASTEETRYFLNGLYFDLTPEITQIVATDGRRLAVASSDTLMPPPQEPIGVIIPLKAVREITKTFAESAEVKVCLLENQIIFADDDSTLASRLVEGEYPKYQQIIPSDNEVHLTLNVDKMLGGLRRVSLLSNPKTYSIRLDVQDGKVRISAKTPELGEAYETVDVTSGDGEIQIAFDARFLVEAVGHIQAEDFRLELKDSLSAAVLKPVDDDGHLCLIMPMRLDS